The proteins below come from a single Zhouia spongiae genomic window:
- a CDS encoding YceI family protein produces the protein MKYNKNMPMLLTLFSLIIGVQFGIAQEYKVANGSSTLIVEGTSNLHDWEIKAENQSGSISFTDADKAEIDKLSFSVEAESLKSGKSGMDKNTYKALNTKKYKQIKFSLVKVKDTKTRGNDEYEVNMEGDLTIAGVTKRIVLPVQMQIKANTVKLNGSKKIKMTDYNIEPPKALFGTITTGDEVTIKIATTLTK, from the coding sequence ATGAAGTATAATAAAAACATGCCCATGTTATTAACCCTTTTCAGTTTGATTATAGGAGTTCAATTTGGAATAGCACAAGAGTATAAAGTAGCTAACGGTTCGTCGACATTGATCGTTGAGGGAACCTCAAATCTGCACGATTGGGAAATTAAGGCGGAAAATCAATCGGGATCAATAAGCTTTACTGATGCAGACAAGGCTGAAATAGATAAACTAAGTTTTAGTGTAGAGGCTGAAAGTTTAAAAAGTGGAAAGTCTGGAATGGACAAAAACACTTACAAGGCTTTAAATACTAAAAAGTATAAACAAATAAAGTTCAGTTTGGTAAAAGTAAAAGACACCAAAACCAGAGGAAATGACGAATATGAGGTGAACATGGAAGGGGATCTGACCATAGCAGGTGTTACCAAACGCATTGTATTGCCGGTACAAATGCAAATTAAAGCAAATACAGTAAAGCTTAACGGTTCTAAAAAAATAAAGATGACAGATTATAATATAGAGCCTCCTAAGGCATTGTTCGGAACAATAACGACAGGAGATGAAGTAACCATAAAAATAGCAACAACCCTTACCAAATAA
- a CDS encoding dipeptide epimerase, with protein MDIQLKKYVLELKHTFSISRESYDFQDSLIVCLSLDGKTGYGEATSNPYYQITTEKMISEINDIADELKNYTFTSPEDLYSWLTLKNISNFSKCAIDLAAHDLYGKLLNQPLYKIWNTDIGHYPVTSYTIGIASVEKMIEKLEAFPWPIYKIKLGTDRDIEIIRRLRAHSNAIFRVDANCAWAPGETVKNSFILKELGVEFIEQPLKADNWEGYKTVYKESALPVIADESCIIASDVEKCLGYFNGINIKLTKCGGLTPALQMIKTAKKSGLKTMVGCMTESTVGISAIAQLLPQLDYVDMDGAMLLKKDIAQGVRIEAKGKVIFPELGGSGITLN; from the coding sequence ATGGATATTCAACTAAAAAAATACGTTTTAGAACTAAAACACACATTCAGTATTTCCAGAGAATCTTACGATTTTCAGGATAGTCTGATCGTTTGCTTAAGCCTGGATGGTAAAACCGGATATGGGGAAGCGACATCCAATCCTTATTATCAAATTACGACTGAGAAGATGATCTCTGAAATTAACGACATCGCAGATGAGCTTAAAAATTATACTTTTACTTCTCCTGAGGATCTATATTCATGGCTCACTTTAAAAAACATCTCCAACTTTTCTAAGTGTGCCATCGATCTGGCTGCCCATGATCTGTACGGTAAGTTACTAAACCAACCTTTATATAAAATCTGGAATACCGACATAGGTCATTATCCGGTTACCAGCTATACCATCGGGATAGCTTCTGTAGAAAAAATGATAGAAAAGCTGGAAGCATTTCCATGGCCGATCTATAAAATTAAATTGGGAACTGACCGGGATATCGAAATTATCAGGAGGCTAAGAGCACATTCAAATGCTATTTTCAGGGTCGATGCCAATTGCGCCTGGGCCCCCGGTGAAACTGTTAAAAATTCATTTATTTTAAAAGAACTGGGCGTAGAATTCATAGAGCAACCGCTGAAAGCCGATAATTGGGAGGGCTATAAGACTGTTTATAAAGAAAGTGCCTTGCCTGTAATAGCCGATGAAAGCTGTATTATTGCGTCGGATGTCGAAAAATGCCTTGGTTATTTTAACGGTATCAATATCAAGCTTACCAAATGCGGAGGACTCACCCCGGCATTACAAATGATCAAAACAGCCAAAAAATCAGGTTTAAAGACAATGGTCGGATGTATGACCGAATCAACAGTCGGCATTTCTGCCATAGCACAATTACTTCCCCAACTTGATTATGTAGATATGGATGGCGCCATGTTGCTTAAAAAAGACATTGCTCAAGGGGTCAGAATCGAAGCTAAAGGAAAAGTGATTTTTCCGGAATTGGGAGGTAGCGGTATAACTCTAAATTAA
- a CDS encoding aminotransferase class I/II-fold pyridoxal phosphate-dependent enzyme has product MITLNKFPGRAFTSRKAEYLYFGGTAYLGLQTYKPFQKLLIRNLKKYGSNYSSSRISNVQLDVYAKAESYLSKQTGCESSVCLTSGFIASQLTSLAFNGPGYKKFYAPDTHASLHTATIDNEFTYEALHNNIKAHLRKNNKQIPVLFMDTVNFNGFHYPNFNWLGQLPLNDIIIVADDSHGFGVVGNGGSGCYENLVSFEAKELIVCGSLGKGFGIQAGTILGKKDIIKKIKNTSFYGSAGPPAPLYMSTLIEAENIYRKRLLKLRRNINLFFDLVHHKQRFNYMSGHPVFSYSDPRLTKHLEKNKIIGTSFHYPNSNGSLISKIVLSAHHKKKDIELLAKHINTLS; this is encoded by the coding sequence ATGATCACATTAAATAAATTTCCAGGAAGAGCTTTTACAAGCCGGAAAGCCGAATACTTGTATTTTGGCGGTACTGCTTATCTAGGATTACAAACCTATAAGCCTTTTCAAAAATTACTGATCAGGAACCTTAAAAAATATGGTTCTAACTACAGTTCTTCAAGAATATCAAATGTACAGCTGGATGTGTATGCAAAAGCTGAAAGTTATTTATCCAAACAAACAGGCTGCGAATCATCTGTCTGTCTAACATCCGGATTTATTGCCTCACAACTAACCTCTTTGGCTTTTAATGGTCCCGGCTATAAGAAGTTCTATGCCCCCGACACCCATGCTTCGCTACATACCGCTACCATCGACAACGAATTTACTTATGAAGCCCTTCACAACAATATAAAAGCACACCTCCGTAAAAACAACAAACAAATTCCGGTATTGTTTATGGATACTGTTAACTTCAACGGTTTTCATTACCCGAATTTTAACTGGCTGGGCCAATTGCCTTTAAACGACATTATCATAGTAGCTGATGATTCTCATGGTTTTGGTGTCGTTGGAAACGGAGGCTCCGGATGTTATGAAAATCTGGTCTCTTTTGAAGCAAAAGAATTAATAGTTTGCGGTTCTTTAGGGAAAGGTTTTGGCATTCAGGCCGGCACCATCCTGGGCAAAAAGGATATCATCAAAAAAATTAAAAACACTTCATTCTATGGAAGTGCCGGTCCTCCGGCTCCATTGTATATGTCAACACTCATTGAGGCCGAGAACATTTACCGGAAACGGCTGTTAAAATTAAGACGGAATATCAATTTGTTTTTTGATCTGGTTCATCACAAGCAAAGGTTCAATTATATGTCCGGGCATCCGGTATTCAGCTATTCAGACCCCCGTTTGACCAAACATCTGGAAAAAAATAAAATTATTGGCACCAGTTTTCATTATCCAAATAGTAACGGCTCTCTGATCAGCAAGATCGTTCTTAGCGCTCATCATAAAAAAAAGGATATCGAATTGTTAGCCAAACACATCAATACACTTTCATAA
- the trxB gene encoding thioredoxin-disulfide reductase, whose translation MSDSIERVKCLIIGSGPAGYTAAIYAARANMSPVLYQGSQPGGQLTTTNEVENFPGYPEGITGPEMMVELRKQAERFETDVRDGWITRVDFSGPIHKVWVNETKEIHCDTVIISTGASAKYLGLPSEQKYLQLGGGVSACAVCDGFFYRNQEVVIVGAGDSACEEAHYLSKLCKKVTMLVRRDEFRASKIMEARVRNTENIDILFNTETEEVLGDGQVVTGVRVKNNVTGETRDLPATGFFVAIGHKPNTDIFKDYIELDKTGYIVNVPGTAKTNVEGVFVSGDAADHVYRQAVTAAGTGCMAALDAERYLAAKESYEEVEG comes from the coding sequence ATGTCTGATTCAATAGAAAGAGTTAAATGTCTTATCATAGGTTCCGGCCCTGCGGGCTATACTGCCGCTATTTATGCAGCCAGAGCTAATATGTCACCAGTTTTATATCAAGGTTCTCAACCGGGAGGTCAGTTAACAACGACCAATGAGGTTGAAAATTTCCCGGGGTATCCTGAAGGTATAACCGGACCGGAAATGATGGTTGAGTTAAGAAAGCAAGCCGAGCGTTTCGAGACAGACGTCAGGGATGGTTGGATTACCAGGGTTGACTTTTCAGGGCCGATACACAAAGTATGGGTAAATGAAACCAAAGAGATTCATTGTGATACTGTTATAATTTCTACAGGAGCATCGGCAAAATACCTGGGATTACCTTCTGAACAAAAATACCTTCAATTAGGAGGAGGGGTGTCTGCTTGTGCCGTATGTGACGGCTTTTTCTATAGAAACCAGGAGGTTGTTATTGTAGGAGCAGGAGATTCAGCTTGTGAAGAAGCTCACTACTTGTCTAAACTATGTAAGAAGGTAACCATGCTCGTAAGAAGAGACGAATTCAGGGCTTCAAAAATAATGGAAGCAAGAGTTCGTAATACGGAAAATATAGATATATTGTTTAATACTGAAACCGAAGAAGTACTGGGTGATGGTCAGGTAGTAACAGGTGTGAGGGTTAAAAACAATGTTACTGGCGAAACCCGTGACTTGCCGGCTACAGGTTTCTTTGTAGCTATCGGGCATAAGCCAAATACAGATATATTCAAAGACTATATAGAATTAGACAAAACAGGGTATATCGTAAATGTTCCTGGTACGGCTAAAACCAATGTAGAAGGGGTTTTCGTTTCCGGTGATGCGGCTGACCACGTATACAGACAGGCTGTAACCGCAGCAGGTACAGGTTGTATGGCAGCTTTAGATGCCGAAAGGTACCTGGCAGCCAAAGAGTCTTATGAAGAAGTAGAAGGATAG
- a CDS encoding Gfo/Idh/MocA family protein gives MNDFNESAKKAQSRRNFCKSTSLLVGGMMLPISQMQGMVNVLNDKKLKLALIGCGGRGTGAAAQALKADENVELVAMADAFEDRLQSSLKNLLKEFEGTKKVKVKDKNQFVGFDAARKAMDLADVVILTTPPGFRPQHFEYAIKTGKHVFMEKPVATDVPGVRKVLEMARLAKEKKLNVVVGLQRRYQNNYIDMANKIDQGAVGQIVSGQVYWNGGGVWVRKRQPEQSELEYQMRNWYYFNWLCGDHILEQHIHNIDIANWFVGDYPVSAQGMGGRQVRTGKDHGEIFDHHFVEFKYANGAVVSSQCRHQPGTMYKVGEVFQGTKGFIETNDAGATYIKGLDGKEVYKYVGFNDPNPYQQEHNRLFESIRKGGVIADAEHGAKSTMTAIIGRMATYSGKVITWDEAIKSDLALIPENLNWKSEPPVKPLANGSYEIPTPGKTKVI, from the coding sequence ATGAACGATTTTAATGAATCAGCTAAAAAAGCACAATCCAGAAGGAATTTTTGTAAAAGTACTTCACTTCTTGTAGGAGGGATGATGTTGCCCATTTCACAAATGCAGGGAATGGTGAATGTACTCAATGATAAGAAGCTAAAGCTGGCCCTTATTGGTTGCGGAGGAAGAGGCACCGGGGCTGCAGCTCAGGCTCTGAAAGCAGATGAGAATGTAGAGTTGGTAGCTATGGCCGATGCTTTTGAAGATAGGCTGCAATCGAGTTTGAAAAATTTATTAAAAGAGTTTGAAGGAACAAAAAAGGTCAAAGTAAAAGACAAAAATCAGTTTGTCGGGTTTGATGCAGCCCGGAAAGCTATGGACTTGGCCGATGTGGTTATTTTAACGACCCCACCGGGGTTTAGGCCTCAGCATTTTGAGTATGCAATAAAAACCGGAAAACACGTCTTTATGGAAAAACCGGTGGCAACAGATGTTCCGGGGGTCCGGAAAGTATTAGAAATGGCCAGGTTGGCTAAAGAGAAAAAGCTGAATGTCGTGGTAGGGCTCCAACGCAGGTACCAAAACAACTATATCGACATGGCAAACAAGATAGACCAGGGTGCTGTTGGACAAATTGTATCGGGTCAGGTGTATTGGAATGGTGGAGGCGTATGGGTCAGAAAGCGACAGCCGGAACAATCGGAATTGGAATACCAGATGAGGAATTGGTATTATTTCAATTGGTTGTGCGGTGATCATATCCTGGAACAACATATCCATAATATTGATATCGCAAATTGGTTTGTTGGCGATTATCCGGTATCTGCTCAGGGTATGGGAGGACGACAAGTGAGAACAGGGAAAGATCACGGAGAAATCTTTGACCATCATTTTGTTGAGTTTAAATATGCAAACGGAGCCGTCGTTTCAAGTCAATGTCGTCATCAACCTGGTACCATGTACAAAGTGGGTGAGGTGTTTCAGGGGACTAAAGGATTCATTGAAACTAACGATGCAGGAGCTACTTACATCAAAGGCCTCGATGGAAAGGAAGTTTATAAATATGTTGGGTTTAATGACCCGAACCCTTACCAGCAGGAGCATAACAGGTTATTTGAATCGATCAGGAAAGGAGGAGTCATCGCTGATGCCGAACACGGCGCTAAAAGCACGATGACTGCTATTATTGGACGAATGGCAACCTATTCTGGAAAAGTAATTACGTGGGATGAAGCTATAAAGTCAGATCTAGCGTTAATTCCGGAAAACCTGAACTGGAAATCAGAACCGCCGGTAAAACCTCTGGCTAATGGTTCTTACGAAATTCCTACTCCGGGGAAAACAAAAGTGATATAA
- a CDS encoding formylglycine-generating enzyme family protein: MKISKNSSLILITFLLANLSIGQKSENYTQSIAGSDLTIEMISIPEGNFAMGSKDSDNNANSDEFPAGEVKISPFWMSKYEITWELFYLYLNREIDGEENKSKGNEVTLEADAISGATIPYVDMSLGMGTGSGLPIVNVTHLAASKFCEWLSAKTGHFYRLPTEAEWEYACRAGSETEYSFETAESIGDHAWYKENSNGTYHKVGEKKPNAWGLYDMHGNVAELVLDGYQEDAYKKRKKKNRENPVVFPESEYPTVVRGGSWIDDRKQLRSAMRLPSTPDWKRRDPQFPKSKWWHTDAPFVGFRIVRVLTPPDQSEYEKYWGPKEIE; encoded by the coding sequence ATGAAAATATCTAAAAACTCATCTTTAATATTAATAACTTTTTTACTAGCTAATTTATCCATAGGACAAAAAAGCGAAAATTATACTCAGAGCATAGCAGGATCTGATTTAACGATAGAAATGATTTCTATACCTGAAGGAAACTTTGCCATGGGGAGTAAAGATTCGGATAATAATGCCAATTCAGATGAGTTTCCTGCCGGCGAGGTGAAAATATCTCCGTTCTGGATGTCCAAATATGAAATAACCTGGGAGCTGTTTTATCTCTATTTAAACAGGGAAATTGACGGAGAAGAAAACAAATCCAAAGGAAATGAAGTGACACTTGAGGCAGATGCTATTTCCGGGGCAACCATCCCTTATGTTGATATGAGTTTAGGTATGGGTACAGGTTCTGGACTGCCTATTGTAAACGTGACGCATCTGGCTGCGTCTAAATTTTGTGAATGGCTCTCAGCCAAGACAGGACATTTTTACAGGTTGCCTACAGAAGCTGAATGGGAATATGCATGCCGGGCAGGATCGGAAACAGAATATTCTTTTGAAACAGCAGAAAGCATAGGAGACCATGCCTGGTATAAGGAAAATAGTAATGGCACTTACCATAAGGTCGGCGAAAAGAAACCGAATGCGTGGGGGCTGTATGATATGCATGGCAATGTAGCAGAATTGGTTTTGGACGGCTATCAGGAAGATGCTTATAAAAAAAGGAAGAAGAAGAATCGTGAAAACCCCGTTGTCTTTCCCGAAAGCGAATATCCGACAGTTGTACGCGGAGGATCCTGGATAGATGACAGAAAACAACTTCGCAGTGCAATGCGGTTACCTTCCACCCCGGATTGGAAAAGAAGGGATCCTCAATTTCCAAAAAGCAAATGGTGGCATACGGATGCCCCTTTTGTAGGGTTTAGGATTGTGAGAGTACTAACGCCTCCTGATCAAAGTGAATACGAAAAGTATTGGGGACCAAAAGAGATAGAATAA
- a CDS encoding MBL fold metallo-hydrolase RNA specificity domain-containing protein: protein MGNKEVKIHFLGAAGTVTGSKYLLEADDCVFMVDCGFFQGEKLLREENWKHLPYEASQIDYVLITHGHLDHVGYLPRLVAQGFKGRILGTAPTLAITKIILEDSAKIQEEEAKKANEEGYSKHNPALPLYTLEDVTATLSLFDVQCKDEWIALSRKISARFRYNGHILGATFIEIDICGKSFVFSGDIGRKQDVLLYEPDKPEKADYLFLESTYGDRSHPQENVEDQLVKIINDTIYRRGNLIIPSFAVERAQTLLIILWRLYKKNKIPDIPIIIDSPMGDRVLDVFLTYGTWHKIDVDEFKAMINHVRIVSSYRETWEIIDSNRPKIVIAGSGMVTGGRVLTYLQQLIGKEGTTVLLVGYQAEGTRGRDLLDRKKELRFFGRNYAVNARIEYISSLSAHADREELSGWLSGLKKNPETIYLVHGEAQVIEQFKKEIQEKYNFNVYIPRLYEVLTVNLES from the coding sequence ATGGGCAATAAAGAGGTTAAAATCCATTTTCTCGGAGCCGCCGGAACAGTAACAGGTTCTAAATATCTTTTAGAGGCTGATGATTGCGTTTTTATGGTAGACTGTGGCTTTTTTCAGGGAGAAAAACTCCTAAGAGAAGAGAACTGGAAGCACCTTCCATATGAAGCATCTCAGATAGATTATGTACTAATAACGCATGGGCATCTAGATCATGTAGGTTACTTGCCCAGATTGGTGGCTCAGGGTTTTAAAGGACGTATTTTAGGAACAGCCCCAACATTGGCCATTACCAAAATAATTCTTGAAGACAGTGCTAAAATTCAGGAGGAGGAAGCCAAAAAGGCCAATGAAGAGGGGTATTCGAAACATAATCCTGCGCTGCCATTGTATACCCTCGAAGATGTAACTGCCACGCTTAGTCTTTTTGATGTGCAGTGTAAAGATGAATGGATTGCTTTGTCGCGAAAGATATCTGCCCGATTCAGATATAATGGTCATATTCTTGGGGCCACTTTTATAGAAATAGATATCTGCGGAAAAAGTTTTGTTTTCTCTGGTGATATAGGCAGAAAACAAGATGTTTTACTTTATGAACCTGATAAACCTGAAAAGGCAGACTATCTTTTTTTAGAATCTACCTATGGTGATCGTTCACATCCTCAAGAAAATGTAGAAGATCAATTGGTGAAAATTATTAATGATACGATTTACCGAAGAGGAAATTTAATCATCCCCAGTTTTGCTGTCGAACGGGCTCAAACGCTACTAATAATATTATGGAGACTTTATAAAAAAAACAAAATACCCGATATTCCGATTATTATCGACAGCCCTATGGGAGATCGTGTCTTGGATGTATTTCTTACATACGGTACATGGCACAAAATAGATGTTGACGAATTTAAGGCAATGATTAATCATGTACGGATAGTCTCATCTTACAGGGAGACCTGGGAAATCATAGACAGCAACCGGCCTAAAATAGTTATCGCAGGAAGCGGAATGGTTACCGGAGGACGCGTATTAACGTATTTGCAACAACTGATAGGTAAAGAAGGTACTACAGTTTTACTGGTAGGATACCAGGCAGAAGGAACAAGGGGGCGGGATTTGCTGGATCGTAAAAAAGAACTCAGGTTTTTTGGAAGGAACTATGCTGTAAATGCACGTATAGAGTACATATCATCATTATCAGCTCATGCCGACCGGGAGGAGTTATCAGGCTGGTTATCAGGTCTTAAAAAAAATCCGGAAACCATTTACCTGGTCCACGGAGAAGCACAGGTAATAGAACAGTTTAAAAAGGAAATTCAGGAAAAATACAATTTCAATGTTTACATCCCTCGCCTTTATGAGGTATTAACAGTAAATCTAGAATCATAA
- a CDS encoding restriction endonuclease gives MEKEKSFKVLKRSGEEVGFSFDKLRASLRHTGAEHELISTIVDTVSDELYAGITTEEIYNRAYAMLKKNRSVYASKYKLKKAIYELGPTGFPFEKFIGNILKYSGYECTIGAIVEGACVDHEVDVLAYKNNSVYMVECKFHSDPSNKCDVKIPLYINSRYKDIQRKWNSNNTKRLKEGWVVTNTRFTKDAIQYGECAGLYLMSWDYPAANSLKERINRLGLHPVTCSTLLSRREKDFLLEHGIVLCRDLITQEFMLDHMGVSDERKDRIISDMKQLCN, from the coding sequence ATGGAAAAAGAAAAGAGCTTCAAAGTACTGAAACGTTCGGGAGAAGAAGTGGGTTTTTCTTTTGATAAACTAAGGGCTTCTTTAAGACATACTGGGGCTGAACATGAATTAATTTCTACAATTGTTGATACTGTGAGTGATGAGTTATATGCGGGTATTACCACTGAGGAAATTTATAACCGGGCTTATGCCATGTTGAAAAAGAACAGGTCGGTATATGCCTCGAAGTATAAATTAAAAAAGGCTATATATGAACTTGGCCCTACCGGATTTCCTTTCGAAAAATTTATAGGGAACATTCTTAAATATTCAGGGTACGAATGTACCATTGGGGCTATTGTAGAGGGCGCCTGTGTAGATCATGAAGTCGATGTTTTAGCATACAAAAATAACTCAGTATATATGGTAGAGTGTAAATTTCATTCCGATCCATCAAATAAATGTGATGTTAAGATTCCATTATACATAAATTCCAGATACAAAGACATACAACGCAAATGGAATTCAAATAATACTAAAAGATTAAAAGAAGGATGGGTAGTAACAAATACCCGCTTTACAAAAGATGCTATTCAGTACGGAGAATGTGCAGGCTTGTACCTGATGAGCTGGGATTATCCGGCAGCCAATAGTTTGAAGGAAAGGATCAATCGACTGGGGCTGCACCCGGTTACGTGTTCTACGCTTTTATCCAGAAGAGAAAAAGATTTCCTTTTAGAACATGGAATAGTTTTGTGTCGCGATCTGATAACACAGGAGTTTATGTTAGACCATATGGGCGTATCAGATGAAAGGAAAGATCGTATTATTTCGGATATGAAACAACTGTGTAATTGA
- a CDS encoding nucleotidyltransferase family protein — MNNIAILILAAGSSSRMGAPKQLLAVGNQKMISVIVGNAAKSKAGKIYCVLGAKAEEIQKDIKRSGAEVIYNADWEKGLGSSIAAGVKHMCSTKEQLDGILIMLSDQPKVDEVYLNNMIRLFKQKPDKIIASKYQYRYGVPALFPSAYFKLLMQLEGDKGARSILNKTHKMNVETPGDSECLDDIDTPEDYHKFLSLNSKL, encoded by the coding sequence TTGAATAATATAGCCATCCTCATATTAGCAGCAGGTAGTTCCTCAAGAATGGGAGCACCTAAACAATTATTAGCTGTTGGTAATCAAAAAATGATATCGGTAATAGTGGGTAATGCTGCAAAATCGAAGGCTGGTAAAATATATTGTGTTTTAGGAGCAAAAGCAGAGGAAATTCAGAAAGATATAAAGCGATCCGGTGCAGAGGTTATCTACAATGCTGATTGGGAGAAGGGACTTGGATCGAGCATAGCAGCTGGAGTAAAACATATGTGTTCAACAAAAGAACAACTTGACGGGATACTTATTATGCTGAGCGATCAACCCAAAGTAGATGAAGTATACTTAAATAATATGATCAGATTATTTAAACAAAAGCCGGATAAAATTATTGCTTCCAAATATCAATATAGGTATGGTGTGCCTGCGCTTTTTCCTTCGGCTTACTTTAAGTTATTGATGCAGTTGGAAGGAGATAAAGGAGCGCGTAGTATTCTCAATAAAACCCATAAAATGAATGTTGAGACTCCGGGAGATTCTGAATGCTTAGACGATATAGATACCCCTGAAGACTATCATAAATTTTTAAGTCTTAATTCCAAATTGTAA
- a CDS encoding XdhC family protein has protein sequence MTHEFIRLIKVARSKKKQKSKCVLASIVYLDGSSYRKPGVRMLIDENGSTTGAVSGGCVENEICRRSASVFETGEAKIITYDGRYRLGCEGILYILIEPFDVPDDLYNAFLEHIEARKHFRLDSYFKKEDEAVGGLGSVLSLDINNIYKFSENKIINEENQLFTQHYHPRFKLLIIGAEHDAVKLCSMASLIGWEVTVVSSMKDPKSLSDFPGATRVLAENPDTADLSDSDLQTAIVLMNHNYALDLQYLIKLHNLQFCYLGLLGSSRRWERLQDEILNYVPDVSLTFFEKVYSPAGLNIGSETPEEIALSILSEILCITRDKSPSSLRNLNNNFVSRIE, from the coding sequence ATGACACACGAATTCATTCGACTTATTAAAGTAGCGAGAAGTAAAAAGAAACAAAAAAGTAAATGTGTACTGGCTTCAATAGTGTACCTGGATGGCTCGTCATACAGAAAACCCGGCGTAAGGATGCTGATCGACGAAAATGGCAGCACTACCGGAGCGGTTAGCGGGGGATGTGTTGAAAATGAAATTTGCAGAAGATCAGCATCTGTGTTTGAAACCGGGGAGGCTAAGATAATTACTTACGACGGAAGATATCGCCTGGGCTGCGAAGGGATATTATACATCCTTATCGAACCATTTGATGTGCCTGACGACCTGTATAATGCGTTTTTGGAACATATTGAAGCGAGAAAGCATTTTCGGCTGGATTCTTATTTTAAAAAAGAAGATGAGGCCGTTGGCGGTCTTGGCTCCGTTCTGTCTTTGGATATTAACAACATATACAAGTTTTCTGAAAACAAGATAATAAACGAAGAGAATCAATTATTCACCCAACATTATCATCCCAGGTTTAAATTATTGATCATCGGGGCAGAGCATGATGCTGTCAAGCTTTGTTCGATGGCTTCACTGATTGGATGGGAAGTTACAGTAGTGTCGTCTATGAAAGACCCTAAGTCGTTATCTGATTTTCCGGGGGCGACCAGAGTATTGGCTGAAAATCCGGATACAGCGGACCTGTCTGATTCAGACCTGCAGACAGCAATCGTATTGATGAATCATAATTATGCACTGGACCTTCAGTATCTGATAAAGCTTCATAACTTACAGTTTTGCTATTTGGGACTTCTGGGATCCTCAAGGAGGTGGGAGCGTTTACAGGATGAAATATTAAACTATGTTCCTGACGTATCGCTTACTTTTTTTGAGAAAGTATACAGTCCTGCCGGATTGAATATAGGCTCAGAGACACCGGAAGAGATTGCTTTGTCAATCCTTTCGGAGATCTTATGCATAACCAGAGATAAATCTCCTTCCTCTTTAAGAAACTTGAATAACAATTTTGTATCCAGGATTGAATAA
- a CDS encoding histone H1, with amino-acid sequence MKDLLERIESEIETFKSEATLQVEKGNKAAGTRARKSALELSKLFKEFRKVSVEESKK; translated from the coding sequence ATGAAAGATTTATTAGAAAGAATTGAATCAGAAATTGAAACTTTCAAAAGCGAAGCAACATTACAAGTTGAAAAAGGAAACAAAGCTGCAGGAACAAGAGCACGAAAATCAGCTTTAGAATTGAGTAAACTTTTTAAAGAGTTTAGAAAAGTTTCTGTCGAAGAGTCAAAAAAATAA
- a CDS encoding helix-turn-helix domain-containing protein has product MKKKTYTKEEILTIVKENKNGKSLQAIAKEFNLDRKTLYYWVELYG; this is encoded by the coding sequence ATGAAAAAGAAAACATACACCAAAGAAGAAATATTAACAATAGTCAAAGAAAATAAAAACGGGAAGAGCTTGCAGGCAATTGCCAAAGAGTTTAACCTTGACAGAAAGACTTTATATTATTGGGTTGAGTTGTATGGTTAG
- a CDS encoding GreA/GreB family elongation factor — protein sequence MKYEGIVIEKKEFVILKRLLNTVGYFNEDSRSKSIYRLKSELTTALVYSEEFMPNDVIRLNSLITIESGENWQKQFTLVMPSDGDFKADKVSILTPMGAAVMGYAKGDIIEWELPGGPKQIKITEVKQPSGFIDANIIL from the coding sequence ATGAAATATGAGGGAATTGTAATAGAAAAAAAAGAGTTCGTCATTTTAAAGCGACTTTTAAATACAGTCGGCTATTTTAATGAAGACTCCAGGAGTAAATCAATATACAGGCTTAAAAGCGAACTGACAACAGCTTTAGTGTACAGCGAGGAATTTATGCCTAATGACGTCATACGCCTGAACTCTTTAATCACCATTGAATCGGGTGAAAACTGGCAAAAGCAATTTACTTTAGTGATGCCTTCAGACGGTGATTTTAAAGCTGATAAGGTTTCAATTCTAACCCCTATGGGAGCAGCTGTAATGGGATATGCCAAAGGAGATATTATTGAGTGGGAACTTCCAGGAGGCCCCAAGCAAATTAAAATTACAGAAGTTAAGCAGCCGTCAGGTTTTATTGATGCCAATATAATATTATAA